A DNA window from Linepithema humile isolate Giens D197 chromosome 6, Lhum_UNIL_v1.0, whole genome shotgun sequence contains the following coding sequences:
- the LOC105670135 gene encoding cytochrome P450 6k1-like produces MMILVSLVLIVTAVILFLVYARGKLNYWKKRGVESLEGDLIFGNFKDAILFRSAPGWHIGQLYKAARADAAYVGFYIFHKPCLLLRDPDVIRQFMIHDFENFSDRHFAGPNQKDSIGMKNLFGVKNPVWKYLRTKIAPTLTRNKLRQMFPLMMEIGTPMMEYLEKQPAVRDNAKLVDAQELSYKYTTDLIASVALGTKMDTFHHPNTEFSSGVYKFFHSFKRMVALVTVFFMPELVELIGAKILFDSSFVRKVFWSAMENREKTGEKRGDFIDSLLQLKYGEQNPVYKFEGENLLYQSGTFFSGFESSGTCMSFTLMELANYPECQDLARQDINQAIAKHGWSYEAFNDMKYLDQVIAEALRLHPPVSTIDRYTRQDYRISGTDIIIEKGTPVFISLYGLGEDPKFWYAPEVFNPDRFAENNRDTSAYLPFGLGPRMCVGMKVGQLHAKVVLALLLHNYEIWQTQEHKSVLDPRSTFTAAANGINLYFKKIAQ; encoded by the exons ATGATGATACTCGTTAGTCTTGTATTGATTGTTACGGCAGTAATACTTTTCTTGGTATACGCCAG AGGCAAGCTTAATTACTGGAAGAAACGCGGCGTCGAGTCCCTCGAGGGCGATCTGATCTTCGGCAACTTCAAGGACGCCATACTCTTCCGCTCTGCACCGGGATGGCATATCGGTCAGCTGTACAAAGCCGCTCGGGCGGACGCGGCTTACGTCGGCTTTTACATCTTCCACAAGCCGTGTCTGCTGTTGCGCGACCCGGACGTCATCAGGCAGTTCATGATTCACGACTTCGAGAACTTCTCCGATCGCCACTTCGCTGGCCCCAATCAGAAGGACAGTATTGGTATGAAAAATCTGTTCGGTGTGAAAAATCCGGTCTGGAAGTACCTGCGCACCAAGATCGCGCCTACGCTGACGAGGAACAAGCTGAGGCAGATGTTCCCGCTGATGATGGAGATCGGCACGCCGATGATGGAGTATCTGGAGAAGCAGCCGGCGGTCCGCGACAATGCGAAGCTCGTGGACGCGCAGGAGCTCAGTTACAAGTACACGACCGATTTGATCGCGTCCGTCGCCCTCGGCACGAAAATGGACACCTTTCACCATCCGAACACGGAGTTCTCGTCCGGAG TTTACAAATTCTTTCACTCGTTCAAGAGGATGGTCGCTCTGGTGACGGTGTTCTTCATGCCCGAGCTGGTGGAGCTGATCGGGGCGAAGATACTTTTCGACTCCTCCTTCGTGCGTAAGGTTTTCTGGAGCGCGATGGAGAATCGCGAGAAAACCGGCGAGAAACGAGGCGATTTCATCGACTCGTTGCTCCAACTCAAGTACGGCGAACAGAATCCTGTTTACA AATTTGAGGGTGAAAATCTGCTGTATCAGTCCGGCACTTTCTTTTCCGGCTTCGAATCGAGCGGTACCTGCATGTCCTTCACCCTGATGGAACTAGCGAATTATCCAGAGTGTCAGGACTTAGCCAGGCAGGATATCAATCAAGCAATCGCCAAGCACGGCTGGTCGTACGAAGCGTTCAACGATATGAAGTATCTTGATCAAGTGATAGCCGAAGCTCTCAGACTGCATCCACCAGTGTCCACCATCGACAGATACACTCGTCAGGATTACAGA ATTTCTGGCACCGATATCATTATCGAGAAAGGAACACCGGTATTTATTTCTCTGTATGGACTCGGTGAAGATCCAAAGTTTTGGTATGCGCCGGAAGTATTCAACCCTGACAGATTTGCTGAGAATAACCGCGACACGAGCGCTTACCTACCGTTCGGATTAGGTCCCAGGATGTGCGTAG GAATGAAGGTAGGTCAGCTACACGCTAAAGTTGTCTTAGCGTTGCTTCTACACAATTACGAAATCTGGCAAACCCAGGAGCACAAGAGCGTTCTGGATCCGCGATCGACCTTCACGGCAGCGGCCAACGGGATAAACTTATACTTCAAGAAGATTGCCCAATAA